From one Paenibacillus sp. FSL K6-1330 genomic stretch:
- a CDS encoding LacI family DNA-binding transcriptional regulator, whose protein sequence is MGKVTIKDVAREAGVSISTVSNALNDVDVLNPETKSHVLKVAERLNYVPNLNGKLLKSGKTKMLGFFTTSVSGPYFYTLVESMSRECDRLGYGLNVFVTKDKQVIMSNIMGGRVDGVIIFEELKIDDRDIAAMEKDKIKAVFLDREVQNETMGSIIFDSYVAGYEATKYLISLGHKKIAYISGVDTMFDSVQRKEGYLAALRECQFPIDGDYILQGYFEEEGSYNAVKSFLHLHPGKVPDAFLAGNDVSAIGCIRALKSHGYEVPQDISVVGFDDIDIAQYFTPPLSTVRNQIARQGILVVDHLVRMIQKKEKGKIQKLPGELVVRGSSHVKMNRNESG, encoded by the coding sequence ATGGGCAAAGTAACAATCAAGGATGTGGCAAGAGAAGCCGGAGTCTCCATTTCTACGGTTTCGAATGCATTAAATGATGTAGATGTATTAAACCCGGAGACCAAATCCCATGTGCTGAAGGTGGCGGAGCGACTCAATTATGTACCTAACCTGAACGGAAAGTTGTTGAAGTCGGGGAAGACCAAGATGCTGGGCTTCTTTACAACAAGCGTGTCAGGGCCTTACTTCTACACATTGGTGGAGTCGATGTCACGGGAATGTGACCGTCTGGGTTATGGATTGAACGTGTTTGTGACAAAGGATAAACAGGTGATTATGAGCAATATTATGGGCGGCCGGGTCGATGGCGTCATTATTTTCGAAGAGCTGAAGATCGACGATAGAGACATCGCCGCCATGGAGAAGGACAAGATAAAGGCCGTTTTCCTGGATCGCGAGGTTCAGAATGAGACGATGGGCAGCATCATATTCGACTCTTACGTAGCCGGTTATGAAGCAACCAAGTACCTGATCAGCCTGGGGCATAAGAAGATCGCCTACATTTCCGGCGTGGATACGATGTTTGACAGCGTGCAGCGGAAGGAAGGGTATCTGGCTGCGCTTAGGGAGTGCCAGTTCCCGATCGACGGAGACTACATACTGCAGGGCTATTTTGAGGAAGAAGGTTCCTATAACGCCGTCAAATCGTTTCTTCACTTACACCCCGGGAAAGTGCCGGATGCTTTTCTTGCCGGTAATGATGTGAGTGCCATCGGCTGCATTCGGGCTCTGAAGTCCCATGGATACGAGGTTCCGCAGGACATCAGTGTCGTGGGCTTCGACGATATCGATATCGCGCAGTATTTTACGCCGCCTTTATCGACCGTACGCAATCAGATTGCCAGACAGGGGATTCTGGTCGTGGATCATCTGGTGCGCATGATTCAGAAGAAAGAGAAGGGCAAGATTCAGAAGCTTCCAGGGGAGTTGGTCGTTCGCGGCTCCAGTCATGTGAAGATGAATCGGAATGAATCGGGTTAA